The Deferrivibrio essentukiensis genome has a segment encoding these proteins:
- the ftsE gene encoding cell division ATP-binding protein FtsE, translating to MIKFFNVSVAFFGEKKALDNISLKIDKGEFVYITGASGAGKSTLLKLIYADLFPTRGVVLISNKDITNITERSIPYLRRNIGVIFQDFKLLENKTVFENIFMTLEIFYMDSKQIEERIFSLLRRLGLFSRRDTIVKKLSGGEKQRVAIARALINEPSIVLADEPTGNLDPERAEDIIKLLKDIANQGSTVLVATHDKHLIEKFGGRTIYLKNGKIEADSKTDEKIFISDK from the coding sequence ATGATAAAATTCTTTAATGTATCTGTAGCATTCTTCGGAGAAAAAAAAGCTTTAGATAATATTTCTCTTAAAATTGATAAAGGTGAGTTTGTATATATTACCGGTGCAAGTGGTGCAGGGAAATCTACCCTATTAAAGCTAATATATGCCGACCTTTTCCCCACAAGAGGTGTAGTACTAATATCAAACAAAGATATCACAAATATTACCGAAAGAAGCATTCCTTACCTCAGAAGAAATATCGGTGTAATATTTCAAGATTTTAAATTATTAGAGAATAAGACTGTCTTTGAAAATATTTTTATGACTCTTGAAATATTTTATATGGACTCAAAACAGATAGAGGAAAGGATTTTTTCCCTTCTCAGAAGGCTTGGACTTTTCAGCAGAAGAGATACAATAGTAAAAAAACTTTCCGGTGGTGAAAAACAAAGGGTTGCAATTGCAAGGGCATTAATCAACGAGCCATCTATTGTATTGGCAGATGAACCTACAGGCAACTTAGACCCGGAAAGAGCAGAAGATATAATAAAACTTTTAAAAGATATAGCCAATCAAGGGAGTACTGTACTTGTGGCAACCCATGACAAACATCTTATAGAAAAGTTTGGTGGTAGAACAATTTATCTTAAAAACGGAAAAATAGAGGCTGACAGCAAAACTGATGAAAAAATTTTTATATCTGATAAATAA